Proteins from one Cryptomeria japonica chromosome 4, Sugi_1.0, whole genome shotgun sequence genomic window:
- the LOC131875314 gene encoding uncharacterized protein LOC131875314 has product MCGTNEEDSSHLFFRCSFALQLWHFWWEVWVAPCVHASSLTEFWQRMGRPPSMATFLQEVWFVGPIFLLWQIWLERNRRIFHGERRLVQQIWQRVLGMINETVAAKCVVDFPLGKRDTELVERLGTTGSSLVLTKAKRRRCEKQKVDRVGRWQLPPQGILKINTDGSSRGNPGPAGIGGIGRDVMGSVIFIFSLYEGIQTINLVEGLAILAALEKLWL; this is encoded by the coding sequence atgtgtgggaCAAACGAGGAGGACTCTTCTCATTTGTTTTTTCGGTGTTCCTTTGCCCTGCAACTTTGGCATTTCTGGTGGGAAGTCTGGGTAGCTCCTTGTGTCCATGCTTCCTCCTTGACTGAGTTTTGGCAGAGGATGGGACGTCCCCCTTCTATGGCTACTTTTTTGCAGGAGGTATGGTTCGTGGGGCCTATCTTCTTATTATGGCAGATTTGGCTAGAGCGCAATCGAAGGATTTTTCATGGAGAGCGGAGGCTGGTACAACAAATTTGGCAGAGGGTATTAGGTATGATTAATGAGACAGTGGCGGCTAAGTGTGTAGTGGACTTCCCTTTGGGGAAACGAGATACAGAGCTGGTAGAGAGATTGGGAACTACAGGATCTTCTTTGGTCTTAACTAAGGCCAAGAGACGGCGTTGTGAGAAGCAAAAAGTTGACAGGGTTGGTAGATGGCAGCTACCCCCCCAGGGGATCTTGAAGATCAACACTGATGGTTCTTCAAGGGGTAATCCGGGTCCAGCTGGTATTGGCGGGATTGGTAGAGATGTTATGGGATCAGTGATCTTTATTTTTTCACTTTATGAGGGGATTCAGACCATTAACCTGGTGGAGGGTTTGGCTATTCTTGCTGCTCTTGAGAAGCTCTGGCTTTAG